In Kogia breviceps isolate mKogBre1 chromosome 9 unlocalized genomic scaffold, mKogBre1 haplotype 1 SUPER_9_unloc_2, whole genome shotgun sequence, a single window of DNA contains:
- the LOC131749177 gene encoding small ubiquitin-related modifier 1-like, with the protein MSDQEAKPSTEDLGDKKEGDYVKLKVIGQDSSEIHFKVKMTTHLKKLKESYCQRQGVPMNSLRFLFEGQRIADNHTPKELGMEEEDVIEVYQEQTGGRSTTQIFLFFFFSLNPFLFFKIVLL; encoded by the coding sequence ATGTCTGACCAGGAGGCAAAACCTTCAACTGAGGACTTGGGGGATAAGAAGGAAGGAGACTATGTTAAACTCAAAGTCATCGGACAGGATAGCAGTGAGATTCACTTCAAAGTGAAAATGACAACACATCTCAAGAAACTCAAAGAATCATACTGTCAAAGACAGGGAGTTCCCATGAATTCACTCAGGTTTCTCTTTGAAGGTCAGAGAATTGCTGATAATCACACTCCAAAAGAATTGGGAATGGAGGAAGAAGATGTGATTGAAGTTTATCAGGAACAAACAGGGGGTCGTTCAACAactcagatatttttattttttttcttttcccttaatccttttttattttttaaaatagttctttTGTAA